A genomic region of Brevibacillus sp. JNUCC-41 contains the following coding sequences:
- a CDS encoding GNAT family N-acetyltransferase: MEYNKTFYTKELQTSSGTLIIEGPLNGEKMSAYEFHEDLVAFRPPALQHKALIEIADLPEGRIFIARENETIVGYVTYLYPDPLERWSEIKMEDLIELGAIEVIPKYRGASVGKNLIRLSMEDDSVEDFIIITTEYYWHWDLKGTGLNIWDYRKVMEKMMSAGGLVYFATDDPEISSHPANCLMARIGKRVPPESIQKFDQLRFMNRFMY; encoded by the coding sequence ATGGAATATAATAAGACCTTTTATACTAAAGAACTGCAGACATCGAGCGGGACGCTCATCATTGAAGGTCCGTTGAACGGCGAAAAAATGTCCGCTTATGAGTTTCACGAAGATTTGGTCGCCTTTCGCCCGCCTGCTTTGCAGCATAAAGCGTTAATAGAGATTGCAGACTTGCCTGAGGGCAGGATCTTCATCGCCCGTGAAAATGAAACGATCGTGGGGTATGTAACTTACTTATATCCCGATCCCTTGGAGCGCTGGTCGGAAATTAAGATGGAGGACCTGATTGAGCTTGGTGCAATCGAGGTCATTCCTAAATACCGGGGTGCCTCCGTCGGGAAGAACCTGATCCGCCTTTCCATGGAAGACGATTCGGTTGAAGACTTCATCATCATCACCACTGAATACTATTGGCATTGGGATTTGAAAGGGACAGGTCTGAATATTTGGGATTATCGCAAAGTCATGGAAAAAATGATGAGTGCGGGTGGCTTGGTCTACTTTGCAACAGATGATCCTGAAATCAGTTCCCACCCGGCCAACTGCCTGATGGCCCGTATCGGCAAAAGAGTCCCGCCTGAATCCATCCAGAAGTTCGACCAATTGCGTTTTATGAATCGGTTTATGTATTAA
- a CDS encoding acetoin utilization AcuB family protein, translating into MIVETIMNEDIITLTPTDTIHSAVMIIKEKRIRHIPIVDDSYHLVGLVSDRDIRDAAPSIFRTAEYKNDLQKPLSSIMKTEIITGHPLDFVEEIGAVFCDNNISCLPIVKGRQLVGIITGSDLLHSYVELTGVNQPGSQIEIRIPDKAGSLHDIAHIFKRRNSNILSTLVYPEKNGSDYKILVIRVQTMNPFMVVEDLKKEGYTVLWPSLPGISHE; encoded by the coding sequence ATGATTGTAGAAACAATAATGAATGAGGATATTATCACCCTCACTCCAACAGATACAATCCATAGCGCTGTCATGATCATCAAGGAGAAGCGAATTCGCCATATACCCATTGTCGATGACAGCTATCATCTTGTGGGATTAGTCAGCGACCGAGATATTCGGGATGCTGCACCTTCTATATTCCGTACCGCAGAATACAAAAATGATTTACAAAAACCATTATCAAGCATCATGAAAACGGAAATAATCACGGGGCACCCGCTGGATTTCGTGGAAGAAATCGGGGCTGTTTTCTGTGATAACAATATCAGCTGCCTTCCAATCGTAAAGGGAAGGCAGTTAGTGGGCATCATAACCGGTTCCGATTTACTTCATTCATACGTTGAGTTGACTGGAGTCAATCAGCCCGGTTCCCAAATTGAAATCAGAATCCCGGATAAGGCAGGTTCCCTTCATGATATTGCCCATATTTTCAAAAGGCGCAATTCGAATATCCTGAGCACCCTTGTTTATCCTGAAAAAAATGGAAGCGATTATAAAATTCTTGTAATTCGTGTACAGACGATGAATCCATTTATGGTGGTGGAGGATTTGAAGAAAGAAGGCTATACCGTTTTATGGCCTAGCCTACCGGGGATTTCACATGAATGA
- a CDS encoding acetoin utilization protein AcuC — MNDTSLFVYSDELLTYKFNDEHPFNQKRLKLTLDLLKKHHAIHDDQIIKPRMATDEELELIHDHHYVNAVKLAGQGKLPPEKAVNYGLGTEDTPIFPKMHEASALLVGGTLTAVDAVMTGQSQHALNLGGGLHHGFRGKASGFCIYNDSSVAIKYLQNKYGARVLYVDTDAHHGDGVQWSFYDDPDVCTLSIHETGRYLFPGTGNINERGQGKGYGYSFNIPVDAFTEDESWLECYRDSFKEIIEFFKPDVILTQNGADSHYYDPLTHLSATMKIYREIPKLAHEMAHKFCEGRWIAVGGGGYDIWRVVPRAWARVWLEMTNNDISGPLSKEWLDCWQPESPVTLPDEWDDMEDIYEPIPRKPEITEKNALTLEKALYPIRSSKQTSKSNEQS, encoded by the coding sequence ATGAATGATACATCCCTTTTCGTCTATTCGGATGAACTGCTTACCTACAAATTCAACGATGAACATCCATTCAATCAAAAGCGGCTTAAACTCACGCTTGATTTATTAAAAAAACACCATGCCATCCATGATGATCAAATTATCAAGCCCAGAATGGCTACCGATGAAGAATTGGAACTGATCCATGATCACCATTATGTAAACGCTGTCAAACTGGCGGGCCAGGGAAAGCTCCCCCCTGAAAAGGCAGTAAATTATGGACTGGGAACAGAGGATACCCCTATCTTCCCCAAAATGCACGAAGCGAGTGCCTTGCTTGTAGGCGGCACCTTGACGGCTGTGGATGCCGTCATGACCGGTCAGTCCCAGCACGCACTTAATCTTGGCGGGGGCCTGCATCACGGTTTCCGGGGGAAGGCGTCAGGCTTTTGCATTTACAATGATAGTTCGGTCGCGATTAAATACCTGCAAAATAAATATGGGGCACGTGTCTTGTATGTCGATACCGATGCACATCATGGTGACGGAGTCCAATGGTCATTTTATGATGATCCCGATGTATGCACCCTATCCATTCATGAAACGGGGCGCTACTTATTTCCCGGCACCGGCAATATTAACGAGCGGGGCCAGGGAAAAGGCTACGGCTATTCATTCAACATCCCGGTCGATGCGTTCACTGAAGATGAATCCTGGCTCGAATGTTATAGGGATTCCTTTAAGGAGATCATTGAATTCTTCAAACCGGATGTCATATTAACGCAAAACGGGGCCGACTCCCATTATTACGATCCGCTCACCCATTTATCTGCCACCATGAAGATTTATAGGGAAATACCAAAGTTGGCCCACGAAATGGCCCATAAGTTCTGCGAAGGACGGTGGATTGCAGTAGGCGGCGGCGGATATGATATATGGCGCGTCGTTCCGAGGGCTTGGGCGAGGGTCTGGCTTGAAATGACGAACAATGATATATCCGGTCCCCTATCAAAGGAATGGCTCGATTGCTGGCAGCCTGAATCCCCTGTCACGCTGCCGGATGAATGGGATGATATGGAGGATATTTACGAACCGATTCCGAGGAAGCCTGAAATTACCGAGAAGAATGCCCTGACGCTTGAAAAGGCCCTTTATCCCATCAGGTCTTCCAAGCAAACGTCGAAAAGCAATGAACAAAGTTAA
- the ccpA gene encoding catabolite control protein A, with protein MNNITIYDVAREANVSMATVSRVVNGNPNVKPATRKKVSDVIEKLGYRPNAVARGLASKKTTTVGVIIPDISSIFFAELARGIEDIATMYKYNIILSSSDENIDKEFHLLNTMLGKQVDGIVFMGGNISDEHVKEFKNSPVPIVLAGSVDESGQVPSVNIDYEAAAFDAVTFFANKGHKHIAFVSGNPSALINEMKLTGYKRGLKEAGLSFDESYIVEGDYTYDSGIESFEKYLEVEDRPTAFIAGADEMALGIVHAAQDKGYNVPEDFEVISFDNTRLTLMVRPQITTIVQPLYDIGAVAMRLLTKLMNKEQVEEGLEKVILPHRIENRQSTK; from the coding sequence ATGAATAATATAACCATTTATGATGTGGCGCGTGAGGCGAATGTTTCCATGGCCACCGTTTCCCGCGTAGTTAACGGGAATCCAAATGTAAAGCCTGCAACAAGGAAGAAAGTTTCCGATGTGATTGAGAAGTTAGGGTATCGTCCCAATGCAGTGGCAAGGGGACTTGCCTCAAAGAAAACGACTACAGTCGGGGTCATCATCCCGGATATCTCGAGCATCTTTTTTGCTGAATTGGCACGGGGCATAGAAGATATAGCCACAATGTATAAATACAATATCATTCTTAGCAGTTCTGATGAGAATATAGATAAGGAATTCCATTTGCTGAATACGATGCTTGGAAAACAAGTGGATGGTATCGTGTTCATGGGCGGCAACATCTCTGATGAGCATGTCAAGGAGTTTAAGAATTCACCGGTTCCAATCGTTCTGGCGGGTTCGGTGGATGAAAGCGGGCAAGTTCCATCGGTTAATATTGATTATGAGGCGGCGGCATTTGACGCAGTGACATTCTTTGCTAATAAAGGTCACAAGCATATCGCTTTTGTAAGCGGAAACCCTTCCGCGCTGATTAATGAAATGAAATTGACTGGTTATAAACGAGGATTGAAAGAAGCTGGTCTTTCATTTGATGAAAGTTATATTGTTGAAGGTGATTATACATATGATTCAGGAATTGAATCTTTTGAAAAGTACCTGGAAGTTGAAGACAGACCGACGGCATTCATCGCCGGTGCTGATGAAATGGCTCTTGGAATTGTCCATGCCGCACAGGACAAAGGGTATAATGTACCGGAAGACTTTGAAGTGATCAGCTTCGATAACACGAGATTGACCTTGATGGTGCGTCCGCAAATCACCACGATCGTTCAACCTTTATATGACATTGGTGCGGTTGCGATGAGGCTCCTTACAAAGTTGATGAATAAAGAACAAGTGGAGGAAGGTCTTGAAAAAGTGATCCTCCCGCACCGGATTGAAAACCGTCAATCAACGAAATAA
- a CDS encoding bifunctional 3-deoxy-7-phosphoheptulonate synthase/chorismate mutase: protein MSNKELDGLRNQLDDVNLQLLHLINQRAELVQEIGRVKEKQGVNRYDPVRERTMLDLIEANNQGPLDLGSIKHIFKEIFKLGLELQKDDQKKTLLVSRKQKAEDTIIDIKGELVGNGIPSFVFGPCAVESYEQTAAVAEVIKAKGLKLMRGGAFKPRTSPYDFQGLGLEGLQILKRVADEYGLAVISEIVSANDIEAAIDHIDVIQIGARNMQNFDLLKAAGAVNKPVLLKRGLAATIEEFIHAAEYIMSQGNGNIILCERGIRTYEKATRNTLDISAVPILKQETHLPVMVDVTHSTGRRDLLLPTAKAALAIGADGVMAEVHPDPSVALSDSAQQMDFKQFDEFYDEIKRLNWVTV from the coding sequence ATGAGCAACAAAGAGCTTGATGGACTTCGTAATCAACTGGATGATGTGAACCTTCAGTTATTACATCTTATTAATCAACGTGCTGAACTTGTACAGGAAATTGGTCGCGTTAAAGAAAAACAAGGTGTAAACCGTTACGATCCGGTCCGTGAAAGAACAATGCTGGATCTTATCGAAGCCAATAATCAAGGGCCGCTTGATCTTGGTTCGATTAAACATATTTTCAAAGAAATCTTTAAATTAGGCTTGGAGCTGCAAAAAGATGATCAGAAGAAAACGCTTCTTGTATCAAGAAAACAAAAGGCTGAAGACACGATCATCGACATTAAAGGTGAATTGGTAGGTAACGGAATCCCTAGCTTCGTTTTCGGACCATGTGCCGTTGAATCTTATGAACAAACAGCTGCGGTGGCGGAAGTCATTAAAGCTAAAGGCCTGAAATTGATGCGCGGCGGTGCATTTAAGCCACGTACATCTCCATATGACTTCCAAGGGCTTGGTTTGGAAGGTTTACAAATACTTAAACGTGTTGCTGATGAATACGGCTTGGCTGTCATCAGTGAAATCGTGAGTGCCAACGATATTGAAGCGGCGATCGATCATATCGATGTCATCCAAATCGGTGCGCGCAACATGCAAAACTTCGACTTGCTAAAAGCTGCAGGTGCTGTAAATAAACCAGTTCTTTTAAAGCGTGGACTGGCGGCAACGATCGAAGAGTTCATTCATGCAGCGGAATACATCATGTCGCAGGGCAATGGCAACATCATCCTTTGCGAACGCGGTATCCGTACTTACGAAAAAGCAACAAGGAATACACTTGATATCTCAGCTGTACCGATTTTAAAACAAGAAACTCATTTACCGGTCATGGTTGATGTGACGCATTCAACTGGACGTCGCGACCTTCTGCTTCCTACAGCTAAGGCGGCTCTTGCAATCGGTGCTGACGGTGTTATGGCTGAAGTGCATCCAGATCCTTCCGTTGCTTTATCGGATTCTGCACAGCAAATGGACTTCAAACAATTTGATGAATTCTACGATGAAATTAAACGTTTGAACTGGGTAACTGTATAA
- the ytxJ gene encoding bacillithiol system redox-active protein YtxJ: MVMSKIETEEQFNELLKEDTFLLFKHSVTCPVSAEAFEQYQRYILENEQLKTAYLAVQEARPLSNYVAETFDVKHQSPQAILFKSGKPAWNESHWRITYDSLSKAITE, from the coding sequence ATGGTCATGAGTAAAATCGAAACAGAAGAACAATTCAATGAGCTTCTAAAAGAGGATACATTCCTGCTTTTCAAGCATAGTGTAACATGCCCGGTCAGTGCTGAAGCATTTGAACAATATCAGAGGTACATCTTGGAGAACGAGCAACTTAAAACGGCCTATTTAGCCGTTCAGGAAGCTCGTCCACTATCTAATTATGTGGCAGAAACATTTGATGTCAAACATCAATCACCTCAGGCCATCCTTTTTAAAAGTGGAAAACCTGCCTGGAATGAATCTCATTGGCGGATTACATATGATTCATTGAGCAAGGCCATTACTGAATGA
- a CDS encoding YtxH domain-containing protein yields MTQKEFPTKDYQKSYEDERDSINSKDFMIGALIGGMIGAATALFMAPKTGKELRNDFNEQARNISEKTERLRQTAMEKGTVLADTAKEKTSSVTEIVSNKSSNIVNKVKSLKTGKENGDAADDTTNSSNKDIDVTGTTDAPIVSVETNFANGNDSENNPADPTSGNKNAAKLKLDEAKKAFDETENNLKK; encoded by the coding sequence ATGACTCAAAAAGAATTTCCGACAAAAGATTATCAGAAATCATATGAGGACGAACGCGACTCGATCAATTCTAAGGACTTTATGATTGGCGCCTTGATTGGCGGCATGATCGGAGCGGCAACAGCTTTATTCATGGCTCCGAAAACAGGCAAGGAATTAAGGAATGATTTCAATGAACAAGCTAGAAACATTTCAGAGAAAACAGAAAGATTAAGACAAACGGCGATGGAAAAAGGGACAGTCCTTGCTGATACTGCAAAAGAAAAAACGAGCTCTGTCACGGAAATCGTTTCCAATAAATCTTCAAATATCGTCAATAAAGTGAAAAGCCTAAAAACGGGAAAAGAAAACGGGGACGCAGCTGATGATACGACGAATTCCAGCAATAAGGATATAGATGTGACCGGAACTACCGATGCTCCTATCGTATCCGTCGAAACGAACTTTGCTAACGGCAATGACTCGGAAAATAATCCTGCAGATCCTACAAGCGGAAACAAGAATGCTGCAAAATTAAAACTTGATGAAGCGAAAAAGGCATTTGATGAAACAGAGAATAATCTAAAGAAATAA
- a CDS encoding DUF948 domain-containing protein: MEIILYVSAAVAAIAFLVLVIFLTKVLTSLQTTLDSVARTLTGLESQMQGITLETTQLLHKTNTLAEDLQQKSENLNTVVDAVKDVGTSISSFNSSIQKVSHKVQAEIDNNQERISQIVQWSNVAMEIRDKWKARSKQAAPTPTERAELEREALETDNLPKKRFLRSRS; this comes from the coding sequence ATGGAGATTATTTTGTACGTAAGTGCTGCAGTTGCAGCGATAGCTTTTTTGGTACTTGTTATTTTTCTAACAAAGGTACTGACATCACTTCAAACTACCCTAGACAGTGTGGCCCGGACGCTGACAGGACTAGAGAGCCAAATGCAGGGCATAACGCTCGAAACTACTCAGTTATTACATAAAACGAATACGTTGGCTGAAGATTTGCAGCAAAAGTCGGAAAACCTGAACACGGTGGTGGATGCAGTGAAGGATGTAGGCACATCCATCTCTAGCTTTAATTCTTCCATCCAAAAGGTTTCCCATAAAGTACAGGCTGAGATTGATAATAATCAAGAACGAATCTCACAAATTGTACAATGGAGCAATGTAGCCATGGAGATCAGGGACAAGTGGAAGGCCAGAAGCAAACAGGCTGCCCCGACGCCTACTGAAAGGGCGGAGTTAGAAAGGGAAGCGCTTGAAACAGATAACCTGCCTAAAAAAAGGTTTTTACGTTCTAGATCTTAA
- a CDS encoding aminopeptidase — MKDPRIGTLAKNLINYSVKLQKGERILIENFGLQRELVNALVNEAYAAGGYPFVLLKDHQVDRALLMGAKEEQYKLMGEFEANVMKQMDAYIGLRAGDNINEQSDVPSEKMAIHGQTVGKVHRNIRVPKTKWVVLRYPTNSMAQLAKMSTEAFEDFYFEVCNLDYGKMSAAMDNLVELMDKTDKVRLTGPGTDLTFSIKDIKAIKCAGELNIPDGEVYTAPVKDSINGVISYNTPSPYQGFTFENVKLTFKDGKIVEAVANDTERINKIFDTDEGARYVGEFAIGVNPYILHPMQDILFDEKIDGSFHFTPGQCYDDAFNGNQSDIHWDLVNIQRPEYGGGEIHFDDVLIRKDGRFVLPELENLNPENLK; from the coding sequence ATGAAAGATCCCAGAATTGGTACATTGGCCAAAAACTTAATCAATTATTCCGTGAAGCTTCAAAAAGGTGAAAGAATCTTGATCGAAAACTTCGGATTGCAGCGTGAACTTGTTAACGCACTTGTGAATGAAGCCTATGCAGCAGGTGGTTACCCATTCGTCCTTTTAAAGGATCACCAAGTGGATCGTGCCTTGCTGATGGGTGCCAAAGAAGAACAGTACAAGTTGATGGGTGAATTTGAAGCAAACGTAATGAAACAGATGGATGCTTATATCGGGCTTCGTGCCGGGGATAATATCAATGAACAATCCGATGTCCCTTCAGAGAAGATGGCGATTCATGGACAGACAGTCGGTAAAGTACATAGAAATATCCGCGTGCCAAAAACAAAATGGGTCGTACTTCGCTACCCGACAAATTCAATGGCCCAATTAGCCAAAATGAGCACAGAAGCATTCGAAGACTTTTATTTCGAAGTCTGCAACCTCGACTATGGCAAAATGAGCGCAGCAATGGACAATCTTGTTGAATTGATGGATAAAACGGATAAGGTCCGCTTAACTGGGCCCGGTACGGACTTAACCTTCTCCATCAAAGACATCAAAGCCATCAAATGTGCGGGTGAGCTGAACATTCCTGACGGTGAAGTATATACGGCCCCGGTTAAAGATTCCATCAATGGAGTGATTTCGTATAATACTCCGTCCCCTTATCAGGGTTTTACTTTTGAAAACGTGAAGTTGACATTCAAGGATGGAAAAATCGTTGAAGCGGTTGCGAATGATACGGAACGCATCAACAAAATTTTTGATACTGATGAAGGCGCACGATATGTCGGTGAATTTGCAATTGGTGTAAATCCATATATTCTACACCCGATGCAAGATATCCTCTTTGATGAAAAAATTGATGGAAGTTTTCATTTCACTCCCGGGCAATGCTATGATGATGCCTTTAACGGAAACCAGTCAGACATTCACTGGGACCTGGTCAATATCCAGCGGCCTGAATATGGCGGCGGGGAAATCCATTTTGATGACGTCTTGATACGTAAGGACGGCCGCTTCGTTTTACCGGAACTGGAAAATTTAAATCCTGAAAATTTGAAATAA
- the murC gene encoding UDP-N-acetylmuramate--L-alanine ligase yields MTAYHFVGIKGSGMSALAQILHDMNIEVQGSDYEKEFFTQLALEKAGIKILPFNEENIQPGMTIIAGNAFPDSHPEIMKAKELDLPIIRYHRFLGDFMKNFISVAVTGAHGKTSTTGLLAHVMGGAKPTSFLIGDGTGKGIVNSDYFVFEACEYRRHFLSYYPDYAIMTNIDFDHPDYYANVEDVFEAFQTMALQVNKGIIACGDDEHLPHIQAKVPVIFYGFAEGNDFQAKNVSVKPDGTTFDVHVRNNYYDTFTIPTFGKHNVLNALGVIALCKYENLDTEAVKAQLRTFGGVKRRFSEKEIGSQIIIDDYAHHPTEISATVDSARQKYPEREVVAVFQPHTFSRTQAFLDEFADSLNLADKVYLCEIFGSAREHQGKLSIEDLQDKIPGAELITENTTSKLQHHENSVVLFMGAGDIQKFQAAYEHSLQVK; encoded by the coding sequence ATGACTGCTTACCATTTTGTGGGAATTAAAGGGTCGGGTATGAGTGCTCTTGCACAAATACTGCATGATATGAATATTGAAGTGCAGGGTTCCGATTACGAAAAAGAATTTTTTACACAATTGGCATTAGAAAAAGCCGGGATTAAAATCCTTCCTTTTAACGAGGAAAATATTCAACCTGGAATGACCATCATTGCAGGAAATGCGTTTCCGGATAGTCATCCGGAAATCATGAAGGCAAAAGAACTTGATTTGCCGATTATCCGTTATCACCGCTTCCTAGGTGATTTCATGAAAAACTTCATTAGCGTGGCCGTTACGGGAGCGCATGGTAAAACATCGACGACCGGCTTGCTTGCCCATGTAATGGGGGGCGCTAAACCGACATCCTTCTTGATTGGGGATGGAACGGGTAAAGGAATCGTGAATTCTGATTACTTCGTATTCGAAGCATGTGAATATCGCCGTCATTTCCTTTCCTATTATCCGGATTATGCAATCATGACGAATATCGATTTTGATCATCCTGATTATTACGCCAATGTCGAAGACGTGTTCGAGGCTTTCCAAACAATGGCCCTTCAAGTCAACAAAGGCATCATTGCGTGCGGGGATGATGAGCATTTACCACATATTCAGGCGAAAGTACCGGTTATTTTTTACGGATTTGCAGAAGGAAATGATTTTCAAGCGAAAAATGTTTCCGTCAAACCGGATGGCACGACTTTTGATGTGCATGTAAGGAACAATTACTATGATACATTCACTATTCCTACTTTTGGAAAGCATAATGTATTGAATGCACTTGGTGTCATTGCACTTTGTAAATATGAAAACTTGGATACGGAAGCTGTGAAAGCCCAATTGCGGACTTTTGGCGGAGTTAAACGCCGGTTCTCCGAAAAGGAAATCGGAAGTCAGATCATCATTGATGATTATGCACACCATCCGACCGAGATCTCTGCAACTGTCGACTCGGCTCGTCAGAAATATCCAGAGCGTGAAGTTGTTGCAGTATTCCAGCCACATACTTTCTCGAGAACGCAGGCATTCCTGGATGAATTCGCCGACAGCTTGAATTTGGCCGACAAAGTATACTTATGTGAAATTTTTGGATCTGCTCGTGAACATCAAGGGAAGTTATCGATTGAAGACCTTCAAGATAAGATTCCCGGTGCCGAGCTGATTACGGAGAACACAACATCAAAATTGCAACATCATGAAAACAGTGTCGTGTTATTCATGGGTGCGGGGGACATTCAAAAGTTCCAGGCAGCCTACGAGCATTCACTGCAGGTAAAATAA